The Torulaspora globosa chromosome 8, complete sequence genome segment CCTATGGTTCGGATGAAGGGGCGCTGTGGGTCCGCGAGGCTATCACAAGGTTCAATAATGACGAGACGTTTCGACTTGCTCCTGATGACAGAGCAAGATCGAAGCCAGAGTTTCTGAACTTGAACTCTGGTGCGTCATACGGAATGCTCAGTATCCTGCTGCAGACTACCCTGGCACACACCGGTGTAACAAGGCAGGCATTCGTCGTTACGCCGACTTACTTTCTGATCAACGACTGTTTTGCAGATGCTGGTTTCTCCTCTAAAGTGACAGCAATCGATGAAGATAGCGATGGTATGATTAACCTGGGCCTATTGGAACAGAAACTGAAGTACTTCGAGAAGGGGACAACCggcgatgatgatgaggagaaGCTGAAGGTTATAGTCAATCCAGAGAGATCGATTCCCAAGAAAGTGTACAAATATGTGATATACTGCATCCCGACGTATTCGAATCCCAGTGGTGCTTCATATTCAACCGaaatgaagatgaaactGATAGAGATTGCGCGCAAATACGATATGTTGATTATAGCAGATGACGTTTACGATATGCTTGACTTCACTCCTCCGTTCAGCTCGCTTCCTCATCCACAGAAAAGGTTTGTTCATCTGGACAGAGAGACCCTCGACGACCCAGACAGTTACGGCAATACGATCTCGAATGCCaccttttcaaagttgattGCTCCCGGGCTGAGATTCGGGTATCACGAAACTGCTACGAGCAAACTGGCGCAGCAGCTGTCAAAAGGCGGAGCGAATGTCTCTGGCGGAACGCCATCACAACTGACCTCCATGATCGTAGGCACCATGTTGATAAATGGCTCCGCAGCAAAGGTCCTACGTGAGCTGAGAAGCACATACGCCGAACGAGCAGCGGTGTTGACCGACGCTGTGAGGTTATACATGCCAAGA includes the following:
- a CDS encoding 2-aminoadipate transaminase (ancestral locus Anc_8.204), which codes for MPKQWLMKIDAKKSFSSLVFSLRLLSLIATVFNRVTLRGFQLPIHGKHVKEGEEMSMDQPIAINLFKGHPSFRLLPNKLVSEAAAELLGSDSRDYDDDTENRHPLTYGSDEGALWVREAITRFNNDETFRLAPDDRARSKPEFLNLNSGASYGMLSILLQTTLAHTGVTRQAFVVTPTYFLINDCFADAGFSSKVTAIDEDSDGMINLGLLEQKLKYFEKGTTGDDDEEKLKVIVNPERSIPKKVYKYVIYCIPTYSNPSGASYSTEMKMKLIEIARKYDMLIIADDVYDMLDFTPPFSSLPHPQKRFVHLDRETLDDPDSYGNTISNATFSKLIAPGLRFGYHETATSKLAQQLSKGGANVSGGTPSQLTSMIVGTMLINGSAAKVLRELRSTYAERAAVLTDAVRLYMPRGTKFDKPAGGYFSWLTLPQGYNAKEIGRILQEKYGVLVANGSNFEVIGDVRNWGESSMRLSVSFLEPDDIENAIKYMGQACSEYAKSKSFEF